In the Acidimicrobiales bacterium genome, AGGCCATTGCCGCTATGCACTTCACCGTCGAGGCGTCGGTCGACGCCACGCTGTACCTAGAGGCCGCGCCCAAACAGAAGGCAGGCACCGGACCGAGTACCTCGACCACGGTCGACCAGGCTCCGCATCCCGACGCCATCGTCCTGCCGCCGGGGGCCACCGTCTTCGCTTGCCCGGCGCTGTCTGCATGGGACGGCGAGGTCAACGGGCCGTGGAGCAAGGTGCCCACGTGGGACAACGTGAACTGCGCGCCGGGAACGGTGGCGGCAGGGGGCACCGCGATGTTCTGGACGCTGTCGTCGTCGATGCAGGACGTCGACGACAACTACGACATCGTCCTCGTGCCCACTGGGCCGCCGCCTCCCCCTCCGGGTGGGGCACCGAGCGCGCCGACGCAAACGAGCTACATGGTCAACTTCGCGTCACCGGGCGCGGGCACGCTCGTGACGGAGGACCTCCCGGACGACGACGAGCCGACCACCACGACTACCCTGCCCGACGACGACACGCCGCCGTTGATCTCGGTGCCGGAGCTTTTCGAGCCTCCGACCGCCGGGCTCGCGGCGCCTCCCACGCGAGTAGGTAGCACGCCGACCTCGCTGGTTGCGCTCCGGCGGCCGCCCAGCACGGTTGCCCGCACGCCCTTCCGTTTCCCCGACACGCGGGCCGAGCGCATGATGGCGGTCTCGATGCTGTTGGCCATGGCGGGCGCACTGTGGTGGCTGGGCGGCAGTCCCACGCGGGGGCCTCGACTGATCGGCGCGGTTGCCGGGCGCACGCCTGGCCAGAGCCCCGCCGTTCCCGCACCGCTGCTGCGCGGCGTCGGCCGTTTTGCCCGCCCGCGCGGCGGGCGTGCGCCGCGGCTGTAGGGGTCGGGCGTCGTGATGGTCCTGTTGCTGCTCGCCATGCTCGGCCTCGTCTTCGGCGGCACCTGGCTGGTGATGAACGCTTTCAGTTGGGCACTGCTGCTGGCCGTCATCGTGCTGGTGGGCGGCGCCGTACTGGGCAACTCGGTCGACATCGACTGAATGGCCGGTCCTTCGCTAGCCTTGTCGCCCATGCGACGAGCTGTGGCTTTCGTGGTCGCCGTCGCGTGCACGCTCCTGATGGTCAGCCCGGCGCGAGCCGCCGAGGGCGACCGGTCAGGCGACGTGGCCGACGCGCAGAAGCGAGCCAACGCCGCTGCCGCTCGACACGCCGCGGCCCAGTCGGCGTTGGCCAAGGTCGAAGACGAGCTCAGCCGGCTGGAAGCCCGCACGGCCACGGCACGCGCCGAGGTCGACCAGTTGGCCACGCGGGTGCGCGACCTCGCGGTGCGCCAGTACGTCAACAGCGGGATCGGCCCCTCGGCCCTGAGCAGCGACCCCGGCTCCCTGTCGCGGGGCCAGGCCATGCTGCGCATCGTGACGCTGGGCGACACCGACGACCTGGAGCGCTTCCGGGTGGCCCGGGCCGACATGGAGGCGGGCCAGGAAGCCATGCGCAAGCGCCTGGCCGAACAGCGAGCCGCGGCCCAGGCGCTGCGGGCAGAGTCGGGCAAGGCCATGGCAGAACTGGAGAAGCTGGCCGCCGCCCAGGCCGCCTTCGAAGCCAAGAAGGCAGCCGAGGAGCAGGCTCGTGCCCAGCGCGAGCGGAGCGCCTCACGGCAGGCGCCTGCGGCGGCGCCGGCACCGTCGGGCGGCGCCCGGGTGATCGGGTCGGGTTCGTGGATCTGCCCGGTGCAGGGGCCGCGTTCGTTCACCAACGACTGGGGCCAGCCCCGTTCGGGCGGTCGCCGCCACCAGGGCACCGACATCCTCTCGCCCCGCGGCACGCCGGTGGTGGCCAGCGTCAGCGGCACCGTCCGAAAGCACAACTCCAGCCTGGGCGGCCTGTCGTACTACCTCGACGGCGACGACGGCACCACCTACTTCGGCACCCACCTCCACTCCTACACCGGGCCCACGGGCCGGGTGTCGGCGGGCACGGTGATCGGCACGGTGGGCAACACCGGCAACGCCAGCGGCGGGCCGACCCACCTGCACTTCGAGATCCACCCCGGCGGCGGCGGGCCGGTGAACCCGTACCCGACCCTCGCCAAATACTGCTGAGCGACCCCTCCCGCCTAGGGTAGGCACCGTGCACGTAGGCATCCTGGGAGGGACCGGCCCGGCCGGCAGCGCACTGGCTGCTCGCTTGGCATCGGTGGGAATCGAAGTGACCATCGGCTCGCGTTCGAAGGAACGGGCGCAGGAGGCGTGTACGGCCATCTGCGACAAGTTCCCCGACCTCGACCTGCCCCTGCGGGCGGGCGACAACCCGATGGCGGCCGACTGCGAGGTCGTGGTGGTGGCCACCCCGTGGGACGCGGCGGCGGCCACGGCGGCGTCGGTGAGCGACTACCTCGACGACAAGGTGGTCATCTGCATGGCCAACGCCTTGGTCAAGGTGGGCAACGAGTTCCAGCCGCTGGTGCCGCCCCGCGGCTCGGTGGCCGCCCACGTGCAGAGCGAGGTGCCCAAGGCCCGTGTGGCGGCCGCCTTCCACCACCTGCCCGCCCACGCCCTCATGAAGCTCGGCACCCCGGTGGAGAGCGACGTGCTCATCTGCTCCGACCACCCCTCGGCCACCGAGGTCACCGCCACAATCGTCGACTGCATCCCCGCCCTTCGCCCGCTCGACGCCGGGTCGCTGTCGAACGCTGCGCCCATCGAGGCCATCACCGCCGTGCTCCTGCAGTTGAACGTGCGCTACAAGGCCCGGGCCGCCATCCGCATGACGGGGATCACCCTGCCGTGACCGTGCGGCTCTACGACACGGCGCGCCGCGCGGTGGTGCCGTTCGAGCCTGGCCCGGTCGTCACCATGTACACGTGCGGGATCACCCCGTACGACTCCGCCCACATCGGCCACGCCGCCACCTACGTCGCCTACGACGTGCTGCAACGGCGGCTGCGCGACCTGGGCCACGAGACCCACTGCGTGCGCAACGTCACCGACGTCGACGACGACATCCTGCGCAAGGCGCGGGAGCTGGGCGTGCACTACCTCGACCTGGCCGCCGAGGAGATGGCCCGCTTCACCGAGAACATGCAGGCGCTGGGGCTGCTGCCCGCCTACAGCGAGCCCCGGGCCACCTCGGCCATCCCCGACATCCTCGGCTTCATCGACCGGGTCCTGGCTGCGGGCCACGCCTACCGGGCAGGCGGCGCCGTGTACTTCGACGTGTCGTCGTTCGCCGAGTTCGGCCAGGTGAGCCACCTCGAGCGCGACGAGATGCTGCGGCTGGCGGCCGTGCACGGCGGCAAGCCCGACGACCCGCACAAGCAGGACCCGCTCGACTTCGTGCTGTGGCAGCCGTCCGCCCCCGACGAGCCCGCGTGGGAGTCGCTGTGGGGACCGGGCCGCCCCGGCTGGCACATCGAGTGCTCGGCTCTCGCTATGCGCGAACTGGGCACCACAATCGACCTGCACGGCGGCGGCAGCGACTTGGTCTTCCCGCACCACGAGTGCGAGGCCGCCCAGTCGGAGGCGGCCACCGGTGAGCGCTTCGTGCGCCACTGGATGCACGTCGGGATGGTGCGGATGGACGGCGAGAAGATGTCGAAGTCGCTTGGCAACCTCATGTTCGTGAGCGACCTGCTCAAGGAGTGGAAGCCCGGCGCCATCCGCTTGGCCATCGTGGCCCAGCACTACCGGGCCGGGTGGGAGTGGAACGAGCGGCTCATGCCCGAAGCGGCCGGCCGACTGGAACGGTGGACGGCGGCCGGTGCCGGCGCCGGGGCGCTCGACGACGTGCGGGCCGCCCTCGACGACGACCTCGACACGC is a window encoding:
- a CDS encoding M23 family metallopeptidase; its protein translation is MRRAVAFVVAVACTLLMVSPARAAEGDRSGDVADAQKRANAAAARHAAAQSALAKVEDELSRLEARTATARAEVDQLATRVRDLAVRQYVNSGIGPSALSSDPGSLSRGQAMLRIVTLGDTDDLERFRVARADMEAGQEAMRKRLAEQRAAAQALRAESGKAMAELEKLAAAQAAFEAKKAAEEQARAQRERSASRQAPAAAPAPSGGARVIGSGSWICPVQGPRSFTNDWGQPRSGGRRHQGTDILSPRGTPVVASVSGTVRKHNSSLGGLSYYLDGDDGTTYFGTHLHSYTGPTGRVSAGTVIGTVGNTGNASGGPTHLHFEIHPGGGGPVNPYPTLAKYC
- the npdG gene encoding NADPH-dependent F420 reductase; the encoded protein is MHVGILGGTGPAGSALAARLASVGIEVTIGSRSKERAQEACTAICDKFPDLDLPLRAGDNPMAADCEVVVVATPWDAAAATAASVSDYLDDKVVICMANALVKVGNEFQPLVPPRGSVAAHVQSEVPKARVAAAFHHLPAHALMKLGTPVESDVLICSDHPSATEVTATIVDCIPALRPLDAGSLSNAAPIEAITAVLLQLNVRYKARAAIRMTGITLP
- the cysS gene encoding cysteine--tRNA ligase; translated protein: MTVRLYDTARRAVVPFEPGPVVTMYTCGITPYDSAHIGHAATYVAYDVLQRRLRDLGHETHCVRNVTDVDDDILRKARELGVHYLDLAAEEMARFTENMQALGLLPAYSEPRATSAIPDILGFIDRVLAAGHAYRAGGAVYFDVSSFAEFGQVSHLERDEMLRLAAVHGGKPDDPHKQDPLDFVLWQPSAPDEPAWESLWGPGRPGWHIECSALAMRELGTTIDLHGGGSDLVFPHHECEAAQSEAATGERFVRHWMHVGMVRMDGEKMSKSLGNLMFVSDLLKEWKPGAIRLAIVAQHYRAGWEWNERLMPEAAGRLERWTAAGAGAGALDDVRAALDDDLDTPAAVAAIDAAVARGEGVSDAAALLGLEVGGGTRPVWGRVQR